A window of Ranitomeya variabilis isolate aRanVar5 chromosome 2, aRanVar5.hap1, whole genome shotgun sequence contains these coding sequences:
- the UTP4 gene encoding U3 small nucleolar RNA-associated protein 4 homolog: MGEFKVHRVRFFDYVPSGVRCMAYSDQTDRLAVARNDGSVEMYNFSANYYQEKIIPGDDRRSTESICWAAGERLFSAGLNGEIIEYDLNKLCVKYSLDAFGGPIWGIAANPSNTHLAVCCEDGSVKLFSITPEKIIFEKILDRQKDRILCLAWHPSGSQIVTGSVNVIQVFNVSSGHLLHTLKLDLRPVSGRKRECIVWSVAVLSCGEIVSADSTGKLQFWEIKNGTLLRTYNVASCDLLCLAVAKTEDSLLVGTAQGVIFQFQHLAVQAGKPEQQWICTKPFRYHTHDVRAVAHSSTALISGGVDGHIVSRPLMEKMQTKSYEAALRKITFPHRHLISCAQASRLLLFQFHEHLELWRLGQTNESGIDGDLLNVSQEEELLLQLKRKGSECIRCSTISRCGSWLSYATTSRLFLHRLHYDNNNISITRVPKVPQTGALQLLFSPDANRLYVGSEGGRVHVLELSEGACQHRHTLEPPAVSSHPVHLLAASSDGSLLAVASANSQIDVFNVKELKYECSVPQYSSPPTAISIHPSINDLVIAHADQQVLEFSIAKKQYTDWSRKVLQYGLHRDWVERDTPITGITFNPSRPDHILMHDNYMFCVMDKSLPLPDDKTALVNQKSLKQLSESARRSHAHAFKITRKFQPLLFMDLLDDGELVLVERPLTDILTRLPPPMKQKKFAT; the protein is encoded by the exons ATGGGGGAATTCAAGGTGCACCGCGTCCGCTTCTTTGACTATGTCCCGTCTGGCGTGCGCTGTATGGCATACTCGGACCAGACCGATAGACTCGCTGTGGCTCGTAATGATGGATCTGTAGAAATGTACAACTTTTCTGCCAACTACTACCAGGAAAAG ATTATTCCTGGAGATGACAGGAGGTCCACGGAGTCCATTTGCTGGGCAGCCGGTGAGCGGCTTTTCTCTGCTGGTCTAAATGGAGAGATCATTGAGTATGATCTGAACAAGCTCTGTGTTAAATATTCCTTGGATGCTTTCGGAGGACCCATCTGGGGCATTGCGGCCAATCCCAGCAACACCCACCTTGCT GTTTGCTGTGAAGATGGCTCTGTCAAGCTTTTTAGCATTACACCCGAGAAGATTATCTTTGAGAAGATCTTAGATCGGCAAAAAG ATCGTATCCTATGTCTGGCGTGGCATCCATCGGGATCTCAAATTGTCACTGGTTCTGTCAATGTCATCCAAGTGTTCAACGTCTCATCAG GTCACCTTCTACATACATTGAAGCTGGACCTCCGGCCGGTGAGTGGGAGGAAGCGCGAATGCATTGTGTGGAGTGTGGCCGTCCTCTCCTGCGGAGAAATCGTCAGTGCGGATTCTACAGGAAAACTCCAGTTCTGGGAGATAAAGAACGGAACGCTTCTCCGCACGTACAACGTGGCCAGCTGTGACCTCCTGTGTCTCGCCGTGGCCAAG ACAGAGGACAGCCTGCTGGTGGGCACGGCTCAGGGCGTCATCTTCCAGTTCCAGCATTTGGCCGTTCAAGCAGGAAAACCAGAACAGCAATGGATTTGCACAAAGCCATTTCGATATCACACTCACGACGTAAGAGCCGTGGCGCACAGCAGCACCGCTCTCATCTCTGGTG GTGTTGATGGCCACATTGTTTCCCGGCCCTTGATGGAAAAGATGCAAACCAAATCCTACGAAGCTGCTCTAAGAAAAATCACATTTCCGCAT CGCCATCTTATATCTTGTGCCCAAGCCTCCCGACTGCTTCTCTTCCAGTTTCATGAACATCTCGAGTTGTGGCGACTTGGACAGACAAATGAATCAG GAATCGATGGGGATCTTCTAAATGTCAGCCAGGAGGAAGAACTTCTTTTGCAGCTAAAGAGAAAG GGGTCTGAGTGTATACGCTGCAGCACCATCTCCCGCTGTGGCTCGTGGCTTTCTTATGCCACTACCTCCCGTCTGTTTCTCCATAGGCTGCACTACGACAACAACAATATAAGTATCACCCGG GTTCCCAAAGTTCCTCAGACTGGAGCTCTGCAGCTTCTCTTCTCCCCTGACGCTAATCGCCTCTACGTAGGGTCAGAGGGGGGACGCGTACATGTCCTGGAGCTATCGGAGGGCGCCTGCCAACACCGTCACACCCTGGAGCCGCCAGCAG TGTCCTCTCATCCTGTGCATCTTTTGGCTGCAAGTTCGGATGGATCCCTGCTGGCGGTGGCTTCTGCCAACTCTCAGATTGATGTATTCAATGTGAAGGAGCTGAAG TATGAGTGCTCAGTTCCTCAGTACAGTTCTCCTCCTACTGCCATCAGTATCCATCCATCCATTAATGACCTGGTGATTGCTCACGCTGACCAGCAG GTCCTGGAGTTCAGCATTGCTAAGAAGCAGTACACAGACTGGAGTCGGAAAGTTCTGCAGTACGGCCTCCATCGTGATTGGGTGGAGCGTGATACGCCAATCACGGGCATCACGTTTAACCCCTCGAGGCCTGATCATATTCTTATGCATGATAACTATATGTTCTGCGTCATGGACAAGTCCTTG CCTCTACCAGATGATAAAACAGCTCTAGTTAACCAGAAGTCGCTGAAGCAGCTTTCGGAGAGTGCGAGGAGAAGTCACGCTCATGCCTTTAAAATAACTAGAAAGTTTCAG CCTTTGCTTTTCATGGACTTGTTGGATGACGGGGAATTAGTCCTGGTGGAAAGACCTCTCACTGACATCCTGACTCGGCTGCCCCCACCGATGAAACAGAAGAAATTCGCAACGTAA